The following proteins are co-located in the Escherichia fergusonii ATCC 35469 genome:
- the potD gene encoding spermidine/putrescine ABC transporter substrate-binding protein PotD, protein MKKWSRHLLAAGALALGMSAAHADDNNTLYFYNWTEYVPPGLLEQFTKETGIKVIYSTYESNETMYAKLKTYKDGAYDLVVPSTYYVDKMRKEGMIQKIDKSKLSNFSNLDPDMLNKPFDPNNDYSIPYIWGATAIGVNGDAVDPKSVTSWADLWKPEYKGSLLLTDDAREVFQMALRKLGYSGNTTDPKEIEAAYNELKKLMPNVAAFNSDNPANPYMEGEVNLGMIWNGSAFVARQAGTPIDVVWPKEGGIFWMDSLAIPANAKNKEGALKLINFLLRPDVAKQVAETIGYPTPNLAARKLLSPEIANDKTLYPDAETIKNGEWQNDVGAASSIYEEYYQKLKAGR, encoded by the coding sequence ATGAAAAAATGGTCACGCCACCTGCTCGCGGCGGGTGCTCTGGCACTGGGCATGAGCGCCGCTCACGCCGATGACAACAACACGCTGTATTTCTACAACTGGACCGAGTACGTGCCGCCAGGACTGCTTGAACAGTTCACCAAAGAAACCGGTATTAAGGTTATCTATTCGACTTACGAGTCGAACGAAACCATGTACGCCAAGCTGAAAACGTACAAAGACGGTGCCTATGACCTGGTGGTTCCTTCAACCTATTATGTCGATAAAATGCGTAAAGAAGGGATGATCCAGAAGATCGACAAGTCGAAGTTAAGCAATTTCAGCAACCTCGATCCAGACATGCTCAACAAGCCGTTTGACCCGAATAACGACTACTCCATTCCGTATATCTGGGGTGCGACGGCGATTGGTGTTAACGGTGATGCAGTGGATCCGAAATCTGTCACCAGCTGGGCCGATCTGTGGAAGCCTGAGTACAAAGGCAGCCTGCTGCTGACCGACGATGCCCGTGAAGTGTTCCAGATGGCGCTGCGTAAGCTGGGCTACTCCGGTAACACCACCGATCCGAAAGAGATTGAAGCTGCGTATAACGAGCTGAAAAAACTGATGCCAAACGTAGCGGCGTTTAACTCCGATAACCCGGCTAACCCTTACATGGAAGGCGAAGTTAACCTCGGCATGATCTGGAATGGTTCTGCTTTCGTGGCACGCCAGGCGGGTACGCCAATTGATGTGGTGTGGCCGAAAGAAGGCGGCATTTTCTGGATGGACAGCCTGGCGATCCCGGCAAATGCCAAAAACAAAGAAGGCGCGCTGAAATTGATCAACTTCCTGCTGCGCCCGGATGTGGCAAAACAGGTTGCTGAAACTATCGGTTATCCAACGCCAAACCTCGCCGCGCGTAAGCTGTTAAGCCCGGAAATAGCGAACGACAAGACGCTCTACCCGGATGCTGAAACCATTAAAAATGGCGAATGGCAGAATGACGTTGGCGCAGCCAGCAGCATTTATGAAGAGTATTATCAGAAGCTGAAAGCAGGACGTTAA
- the potC gene encoding spermidine/putrescine ABC transporter permease PotC has translation MIGRLLRGGFMTAIYAYLYIPIIILIVNSFNSSRFGINWQGFTTKWYSLLMNNDSLLQAAQHSLTMAVFSATFATLIGSLTAVALYRYRFRGKPFVSGMLFVVMMSPDIVMAISLLVLFMLLGIQLGFWSLLFSHITFCLPFVVVTVYSRLKGFDVRMLEAAKDLGASEFTILRKIILPLAMPAVAAGWVLSFTLSMDDVVVSSFVTGPGYEILPLKIYSMVKVGVSPEVNALATILLVLSLVMVIASQLIARDKTKGNTGDVK, from the coding sequence ATGATCGGTCGACTGCTTCGCGGCGGTTTTATGACCGCTATCTACGCGTATCTGTATATTCCAATCATTATTTTGATTGTGAATTCCTTTAACAGCTCGCGCTTTGGCATCAACTGGCAGGGTTTTACCACCAAATGGTATAGCCTGCTGATGAACAACGACAGTCTGTTACAGGCAGCGCAGCATTCACTGACGATGGCGGTGTTTTCGGCGACGTTTGCTACGCTTATCGGTTCACTGACGGCAGTTGCGCTGTACCGTTATCGCTTTCGTGGTAAGCCGTTCGTTAGTGGAATGCTGTTTGTAGTGATGATGTCGCCAGATATCGTAATGGCTATTTCTCTGCTGGTGCTGTTTATGCTGCTTGGTATTCAGCTTGGCTTCTGGTCGCTGCTGTTCTCGCACATCACCTTTTGCCTGCCATTTGTGGTGGTGACGGTGTATTCGCGTCTGAAAGGTTTTGATGTGCGAATGCTGGAAGCGGCGAAAGATCTCGGTGCCAGCGAATTTACCATTCTGCGAAAAATCATTCTGCCACTGGCAATGCCAGCGGTAGCGGCGGGCTGGGTGTTAAGCTTTACCCTGTCGATGGACGACGTGGTAGTTTCTTCGTTCGTCACCGGACCAGGCTATGAAATTCTGCCGTTAAAAATTTATTCGATGGTCAAAGTCGGCGTATCGCCGGAAGTTAACGCGCTGGCAACCATATTACTGGTGCTGTCGCTGGTGATGGTTATTGCCAGCCAGCTTATTGCTCGTGATAAAACGAAAGGTAACACAGGGGACGTTAAATGA
- the potB gene encoding spermidine/putrescine ABC transporter permease PotB, protein MKNTSKFQNVVIVTIVGWLVLFVFLPNLMIIGTSFLTRDDASFVKMVFTLDNYTRLLDPLYFEVLLHSLNMALIATLACLVLGYPFAWFLAKLPHKVRPLLLFLLIVPFWTNSLIRIYGLKIFLSTKGYLNELLLWLGVIDTPIRIMFTPSAVIIGLVYILLPFMVMPLYSSIEKLDKPLLEAARDLGASKLQTFIRIIIPLTMPGIIAGCLLVMLPAMGLFYVSDLMGGAKNLLIGNVIKVQFLNIRDWPFGAATSITLTIVMGLMLLVYWRASRLLNKKVELE, encoded by the coding sequence ATGAAGAACACAAGTAAGTTCCAGAATGTAGTGATTGTCACTATTGTCGGTTGGCTTGTGTTGTTTGTCTTTCTGCCCAACCTGATGATCATTGGCACCAGCTTTTTGACCCGCGACGACGCCAGTTTCGTCAAAATGGTCTTTACGCTGGATAACTACACGCGACTGCTCGATCCGCTTTATTTTGAAGTGCTATTGCACTCGCTGAATATGGCGCTGATCGCCACCCTCGCCTGCCTGGTGCTGGGCTACCCGTTTGCCTGGTTTCTGGCAAAGCTGCCACACAAGGTGCGTCCGCTGCTGCTGTTTCTGCTGATTGTTCCGTTCTGGACCAACTCATTGATTCGTATCTACGGGCTGAAAATTTTCCTCAGCACCAAAGGCTATCTTAACGAGCTTTTGCTCTGGCTGGGCGTTATCGATACACCAATTCGCATCATGTTCACGCCCAGTGCGGTGATAATCGGTCTGGTTTACATTCTGCTGCCGTTTATGGTGATGCCGCTGTACTCCAGTATCGAAAAACTGGATAAGCCGTTGCTGGAGGCGGCGCGCGATCTCGGTGCCAGCAAGTTGCAGACCTTTATCCGCATCATTATCCCACTGACGATGCCGGGGATTATTGCCGGATGTCTGCTGGTGATGCTGCCAGCGATGGGCCTGTTCTATGTGTCCGACCTGATGGGCGGTGCGAAAAACCTGCTGATCGGTAACGTCATAAAGGTACAGTTCCTCAATATTCGTGACTGGCCGTTTGGTGCAGCCACCAGCATTACGCTGACTATCGTAATGGGCCTGATGTTGCTGGTTTACTGGCGCGCTTCTCGTTTGCTGAATAAGAAGGTGGAACTCGAATGA
- the potA gene encoding spermidine/putrescine ABC transporter ATP-binding protein PotA, whose product MGQSKKLNKQPRSLSPLVQLAGIRKSFDGKEVISNLDLTINNGEFLTLLGPSGCGKTTVLRLIAGLETVDSGRIMLDNEDITHVPAENRYVNTVFQSYALFPHMTVFENVAFGLRMQKTPAAEIAPRVTEALRMVQLESFAQRKPHQLSGGQQQRVAIARAVVNKPRLLLLDESLSALDYKLRKQMQNELKALQRKLGITFVFVTHDQEEALTMSDRIVVMRDGRIEQDGTPREIYEEPKNLFVAGFIGEINMFNATVLERLDEQRVRANVEGRECNIYVNFAVEPGQKLHVLLRPEDLRVEEINDDNEAEGLIGYVRERNYKGMTLESVVELENGKMVMVSEFFNEDDPDFDHSLDQKMAINWVESWEVVLADEEHK is encoded by the coding sequence ATGGGACAGAGTAAAAAATTGAATAAACAACCCCGTTCGCTTTCACCGCTGGTGCAACTAGCCGGAATTCGCAAAAGTTTCGATGGTAAAGAGGTCATTTCGAACCTTGATTTGACCATCAATAACGGTGAATTTCTAACGCTGCTTGGCCCCTCTGGCTGCGGTAAAACAACCGTTCTTCGCTTGATTGCCGGTCTGGAAACTGTCGATTCCGGGCGCATCATGCTGGATAACGAAGACATCACACATGTTCCGGCTGAAAATCGCTATGTGAACACTGTTTTTCAAAGCTATGCACTTTTCCCCCACATGACCGTTTTCGAGAATGTGGCTTTTGGTTTGCGCATGCAAAAAACACCGGCAGCTGAAATTGCTCCCCGTGTGACGGAAGCGTTGCGTATGGTGCAACTGGAGTCTTTTGCTCAGCGTAAACCGCACCAACTCTCTGGCGGTCAGCAGCAACGTGTAGCCATTGCCCGCGCGGTGGTTAACAAGCCTCGTCTGTTGTTGCTGGATGAGTCGCTCTCAGCACTGGACTACAAACTACGCAAACAGATGCAGAACGAGCTGAAAGCGCTACAGCGTAAGCTCGGCATCACTTTCGTCTTCGTCACTCACGATCAGGAAGAAGCGCTCACCATGTCAGACCGCATCGTCGTGATGCGTGACGGACGTATAGAGCAGGACGGCACACCGCGTGAAATCTACGAAGAGCCGAAAAACCTGTTTGTTGCCGGGTTTATCGGTGAAATCAATATGTTCAACGCTACGGTGCTGGAGCGTCTTGATGAACAACGCGTAAGGGCAAACGTCGAAGGTCGCGAATGTAATATCTACGTTAACTTCGCCGTTGAACCGGGGCAAAAACTGCATGTTCTGCTGCGCCCGGAAGATTTGCGCGTCGAAGAGATCAACGATGATAACGAAGCCGAAGGATTGATTGGTTACGTTCGCGAGCGTAACTACAAAGGCATGACGCTGGAGTCGGTTGTTGAACTGGAAAATGGCAAGATGGTGATGGTCAGCGAATTCTTCAATGAAGACGATCCTGACTTTGACCACTCTCTCGACCAAAAAATGGCCATTAATTGGGTAGAAAGCTGGGAGGTCGTACTGGCTGATGAAGAACACAAGTAA
- the pepT gene encoding peptidase T, producing MDKLLERFLNYVSLDTQSKAGVRQVPSTEGQWKLLHLLKEQLEEMGLINVTLSEKGTLMATLPANVPGDIPAIGFISHVDTSPDCSGKNVNPQIVENYRGGDIALGVGDEVLSPVMFPVLHQLLGQTLITTDGKTLLGADDKAGIAEIMTALAVLQQKNIPHGDIRVAFTPDEEVGKGAKHFDVDAFDARWAYTVDGGGVGELEFENFNAASVNIKIVGNNVHPGTAKGVMVNALSLAARIHAEVPADESPEMTEGYEGFYHLASMKGTVERADMHYIIRDFDRKQFEARKRKMMEIAKKVGKGLHPDCYIELVIEDSYYNMREKVAEHPHILDIAQQAMRDCGIEPQLKPIRGGTDGAQLSFMGLPCPNLFTGGYNYHGKHEFVTLEGMEKAVRVIVRIAELTAKQN from the coding sequence ATGGATAAACTACTTGAGCGATTTTTGAACTACGTGTCTCTGGATACCCAATCAAAAGCGGGGGTGAGACAGGTTCCTAGCACGGAAGGCCAATGGAAGTTATTGCATCTGCTGAAAGAGCAGCTCGAAGAGATGGGGCTTATCAATGTGACCTTAAGTGAGAAGGGCACTTTGATGGCGACGTTACCGGCTAACGTCCCTGGCGATATCCCGGCGATTGGCTTTATTTCTCATGTGGATACCTCACCGGATTGCAGCGGTAAAAATGTGAATCCGCAAATTGTTGAAAACTACCGTGGTGGCGATATCGCACTTGGGGTAGGTGACGAAGTCTTATCTCCGGTCATGTTCCCGGTCCTGCATCAGCTGCTGGGTCAGACGCTTATCACCACGGATGGCAAAACGCTGTTAGGTGCAGATGACAAAGCAGGTATTGCAGAAATCATGACCGCGCTGGCGGTATTGCAACAGAAAAACATTCCGCATGGTGATATTCGCGTCGCCTTTACCCCGGATGAAGAAGTGGGTAAAGGGGCGAAACATTTTGATGTTGACGCCTTCGATGCCCGCTGGGCTTACACCGTTGATGGTGGTGGCGTAGGTGAACTGGAGTTTGAAAACTTCAACGCCGCGTCGGTCAATATCAAAATTGTAGGCAATAACGTTCACCCGGGCACAGCGAAAGGTGTAATGGTGAATGCGCTGTCGCTGGCTGCACGTATTCATGCAGAAGTTCCGGCGGATGAAAGCCCGGAAATGACAGAAGGCTATGAAGGTTTCTATCACCTGGCGAGCATGAAAGGCACCGTTGAACGGGCCGATATGCACTACATCATTCGTGATTTTGATCGTAAGCAGTTTGAAGCGCGTAAACGCAAAATGATGGAGATCGCGAAAAAGGTCGGGAAAGGCTTGCACCCGGACTGCTACATTGAGCTGGTAATTGAAGACAGCTACTACAATATGCGCGAGAAAGTCGCCGAACATCCTCATATTCTTGATATTGCACAACAGGCAATGCGTGATTGTGGTATTGAACCGCAGTTGAAACCCATTCGAGGCGGTACTGATGGCGCGCAGCTGTCGTTTATGGGATTACCGTGCCCGAACCTGTTCACTGGTGGTTACAATTATCATGGCAAACATGAATTTGTGACCCTGGAGGGTATGGAAAAGGCCGTGCGGGTAATTGTGCGTATTGCTGAGCTGACAGCTAAACAGAATTAA
- a CDS encoding D-hexose-6-phosphate mutarotase yields MIKKIFALPVIEQITAALSRRQLDELDVIVVDHPQVKASFALQGAHLLSWKPTGEEEVLWLSNNTPFKTGVAIRGGVPICWPWFGPAAQQGLPAHGFARNLPWKLKSHEENANGVALTFELSHSEATKKYWPHDFRLLAHFKVGKTCEMELEAHGDFETTSALHTYFNVGDIAEVKVSGLGDRYIDKVNDAKEGVLSDGIQTFPDRTDRVYLNPQTCSVIADAALKRKIDVEHRNHLNVVGWNPGPALSISMGDMPDDGYKTFVCVETAYATAPQKTTAEKPSRLTQIVRVAKD; encoded by the coding sequence ATGATTAAGAAAATTTTTGCCCTTCCGGTTATCGAACAAATCACAGCGGCCCTTTCCCGCCGCCAACTGGATGAACTCGATGTGATTGTTGTCGATCATCCGCAGGTAAAAGCCTCTTTTGCTTTGCAGGGTGCCCACCTGCTCTCATGGAAACCAACTGGCGAAGAAGAAGTTCTGTGGCTGAGCAACAATACCCCCTTTAAAACTGGCGTCGCTATTCGTGGTGGTGTGCCGATTTGCTGGCCGTGGTTCGGTCCGGCAGCTCAACAAGGTCTGCCAGCACATGGTTTTGCGCGTAACCTGCCCTGGAAACTAAAATCTCATGAGGAAAATGCCAACGGCGTCGCGTTAACCTTTGAACTCAGCCACAGCGAAGCGACAAAAAAATACTGGCCGCATGACTTTAGGCTGTTAGCGCATTTCAAAGTGGGTAAAACCTGTGAGATGGAGCTGGAAGCACACGGCGATTTCGAAACCACTTCTGCCCTGCATACCTACTTCAATGTCGGCGATATCGCAGAAGTCAAAGTTAGTGGACTGGGTGATCGTTACATCGATAAAGTCAATGATGCCAAAGAAGGTGTACTGAGCGACGGTATACAGACTTTCCCGGATCGAACTGATCGTGTTTACTTAAATCCTCAGACCTGTAGTGTGATTGCTGACGCGGCGTTGAAACGTAAAATTGACGTTGAACATCGCAATCATCTCAACGTTGTCGGCTGGAACCCCGGCCCGGCGCTGTCGATCAGCATGGGCGATATGCCTGACGACGGTTATAAAACGTTTGTTTGCGTTGAAACGGCTTATGCTACCGCACCGCAAAAAACAACTGCAGAGAAACCGTCTCGCCTGACGCAAATTGTTCGCGTCGCTAAAGACTAA
- the gapA gene encoding glyceraldehyde-3-phosphate dehydrogenase, which produces MTIKVGINGFGRIGRIVFRAAQKRSDIEIVAINDLLDADYMAYMLKYDSTHGRFDGTVEVKDGHLIVNGKKIRVTAERDPANLKWDEVGVDVVAEATGIFLTDETARKHITAGAKKVVLTGPSKDNTPMFVKGANFDKYAGQDIVSNASCTTNCLAPLAKVINDNFGIIEGLMTTVHATTATQKTVDGPSHKDWRGGRGASQNIIPSSTGAAKAVGKVLPELNGKLTGMAFRVPTPNVSVVDLTVRLEKPATYEQIKAAVKAAAEGEMKGVLGYTEDDVVSTDFNGEVCTSVFDAKAGIALNDNFVKLVSWYDNETGYSNKVLDLIAHISK; this is translated from the coding sequence ATGACTATCAAAGTAGGTATCAACGGTTTTGGCCGTATCGGTCGCATTGTTTTCCGTGCTGCGCAGAAACGTTCTGACATTGAGATTGTTGCAATCAACGATCTGTTAGACGCTGACTACATGGCTTACATGCTGAAATATGACTCCACTCACGGTCGCTTCGACGGCACCGTTGAAGTGAAAGACGGTCATCTGATCGTTAACGGTAAAAAAATCCGTGTTACCGCTGAACGTGATCCGGCTAACCTGAAATGGGACGAAGTTGGTGTTGACGTAGTTGCTGAAGCAACTGGTATCTTCCTGACTGACGAAACCGCTCGTAAACACATCACTGCTGGTGCGAAAAAAGTTGTTCTGACTGGTCCTTCCAAAGACAACACCCCGATGTTTGTTAAAGGCGCTAACTTTGACAAATATGCTGGCCAGGACATCGTTTCTAACGCTTCCTGCACCACCAACTGCCTGGCTCCGCTGGCTAAAGTTATCAACGATAACTTCGGTATCATCGAAGGCCTGATGACCACCGTTCACGCAACTACCGCTACTCAGAAAACTGTTGACGGCCCGTCTCACAAAGACTGGCGCGGCGGCCGTGGTGCTTCTCAGAACATCATCCCGTCCTCTACCGGTGCTGCTAAAGCTGTAGGTAAAGTACTGCCAGAACTGAACGGCAAACTGACTGGTATGGCGTTCCGCGTTCCTACCCCGAACGTATCTGTAGTTGACCTGACCGTTCGTCTGGAAAAACCGGCTACTTACGAGCAGATCAAAGCTGCTGTTAAAGCTGCCGCTGAAGGTGAAATGAAAGGCGTTCTGGGTTACACCGAAGACGACGTAGTATCTACCGATTTCAACGGCGAAGTTTGCACTTCCGTGTTCGATGCTAAAGCTGGTATCGCACTGAACGACAACTTCGTGAAACTGGTATCCTGGTACGACAACGAAACTGGTTACTCCAACAAAGTACTGGACCTGATCGCTCACATCTCCAAATAA
- the msrB gene encoding peptide-methionine (R)-S-oxide reductase MsrB, translating into MANKPSVDDLKENLSEMQFYVTQKHGTEPPYTGRLLHNKRDGVYRCLVCDTPLFNSQSKYDSGCGWPSFYEPVNENSIRYLTDLSHGMERIEIRCGHCDAHLGHVFPDGPQPTGERYCVNSASLSFTDEKSGDQIKG; encoded by the coding sequence ATGGCGAATAAACCTTCGGTGGACGATCTCAAAGAAAATTTGTCCGAAATGCAGTTCTACGTCACGCAGAAACATGGCACCGAGCCGCCATATACCGGGCGTTTGCTGCATAACAAACGCGACGGGGTATACCGTTGTCTTGTTTGCGACACGCCGCTGTTCAACTCCCAAAGTAAATATGACTCCGGCTGCGGTTGGCCAAGTTTTTACGAACCTGTTAATGAAAATTCAATACGATATTTAACAGATTTATCTCACGGTATGGAGCGCATAGAGATTCGTTGTGGTCATTGTGACGCTCATTTAGGGCATGTTTTTCCTGATGGTCCGCAGCCCACAGGTGAACGTTATTGCGTCAATTCGGCCTCACTAAGTTTTACTGACGAGAAAAGTGGCGACCAAATTAAAGGTTGA
- a CDS encoding YeaC family protein — MNFDDIINSMTPEVYQRLSTAVELGKWPDGVALTPEQKENSMQLVMLWQARHNTDAQHMTIDTNGQMVMKSKQQLKEDFGIAPKSFATLKVQ; from the coding sequence ATGAATTTTGACGACATCATTAACAGTATGACCCCCGAGGTATATCAACGCCTGTCTACGGCTGTTGAATTAGGTAAATGGCCCGATGGTGTTGCTCTGACGCCAGAGCAAAAAGAGAACAGTATGCAACTGGTGATGTTATGGCAGGCGCGCCACAACACCGACGCACAGCATATGACGATTGACACAAATGGTCAGATGGTGATGAAAAGCAAACAGCAATTGAAAGAAGATTTTGGGATCGCTCCGAAGTCGTTTGCGACGCTGAAAGTGCAGTGA
- the pncA gene encoding bifunctional nicotinamidase/pyrazinamidase, with protein MTHRALLLVDLQNDFCAGGALAVPEGDNTVDIANQLINWCQSRDIPVIASQDWHPANHGSFASQHQVAVYSQGMLDGLPQTFWPDHCVQNSEGAALHPLLKQKAINRIFHKGENPLVDSYSAFFDNGRRQKTTLDEWLREHNIGELIIMGLATDYCVKFTVLDALQLGYRVNVITDGCRGVNINPQDSAQAFMEMSVAGATLYTLADWQETQE; from the coding sequence ATGACGCATCGCGCTCTGCTACTGGTAGATTTGCAAAATGATTTTTGTGCCGGAGGTGCGCTTGCTGTACCGGAAGGTGACAACACCGTTGATATTGCTAACCAGCTGATTAACTGGTGTCAATCACGGGATATACCGGTTATCGCCAGCCAGGACTGGCATCCGGCTAATCACGGCAGCTTTGCCAGTCAGCATCAGGTTGCAGTCTACAGCCAGGGAATGCTTGACGGTTTACCACAAACGTTCTGGCCTGATCACTGTGTACAGAATAGCGAAGGTGCTGCATTGCATCCTTTGCTGAAACAAAAAGCTATCAATCGCATTTTTCACAAAGGCGAGAATCCGTTAGTTGATAGCTATAGCGCCTTTTTTGATAACGGGCGGCGGCAAAAAACCACGCTGGATGAGTGGCTACGTGAACATAATATTGGCGAATTGATAATTATGGGTCTTGCCACTGACTACTGCGTTAAATTTACTGTTCTGGATGCCCTGCAACTGGGTTACCGTGTCAACGTCATCACTGATGGTTGCCGGGGAGTGAATATTAACCCACAAGATAGCGCTCAGGCATTTATGGAAATGTCTGTTGCTGGTGCCACGTTATATACGCTGGCAGACTGGCAAGAGACGCAGGAGTAA
- the ansA gene encoding asparaginase: MHKKSIYVAYTGGTIGMQRSEQGYIPVSGHLQRQLALMPEFHRPEMPDFTIHEYAPLMDSSDMTPQDWQHIAEDIQAHYDEYDGFVILHGTDTMAYTASALSFMLENLSKPVIVTGSQIPLAELRSDGQINLLNALYVAANYPINEVTLFFNNRLYRGNRTTKAHADGFDAFASPNLPPLLEAGIHIRRLSTPAAPQGQGELIVHPITPQPIGVVTIYPGISADVIRNFLRQPVKALILRSYGVGNAPQNKEFLQELQEASSRGIVVVNLTQCMSGKVNMGGYATGNALAHAGVIGGADMTVEATLTKLHYLLSQGLDTQTIRQVMTENLRGELTPDD; encoded by the coding sequence ATGCACAAGAAATCAATTTATGTGGCTTATACCGGCGGTACAATCGGTATGCAACGCTCAGAACAGGGTTATATTCCGGTTTCAGGGCATCTTCAACGTCAGTTAGCACTGATGCCGGAATTCCATCGCCCGGAGATGCCGGATTTTACCATCCATGAATATGCGCCGCTGATGGATTCTTCCGATATGACGCCTCAGGACTGGCAACATATCGCCGAAGATATTCAGGCCCATTATGATGAGTACGACGGATTTGTCATTTTGCATGGTACAGATACCATGGCTTATACCGCTTCCGCACTCTCGTTTATGCTGGAGAATTTGAGCAAACCTGTAATAGTGACAGGGTCACAAATACCTTTAGCCGAGCTGCGATCTGACGGGCAGATCAATTTGCTCAATGCGCTGTATGTTGCAGCTAATTACCCGATTAACGAAGTCACACTATTTTTTAATAACCGTCTGTATCGGGGTAATCGTACGACCAAAGCCCATGCCGATGGTTTTGATGCCTTTGCCTCACCTAATCTTCCCCCATTGCTTGAAGCCGGGATTCACATTCGCCGTCTGTCAACACCAGCAGCACCGCAAGGTCAGGGAGAGCTGATCGTTCACCCGATCACACCACAACCTATTGGGGTGGTGACAATTTACCCAGGGATCTCTGCTGATGTTATCCGCAATTTTCTCCGCCAGCCGGTGAAAGCGCTGATTCTTCGTTCTTATGGTGTCGGGAATGCGCCACAAAACAAAGAGTTTTTGCAAGAACTGCAAGAAGCAAGTTCGCGTGGAATTGTGGTGGTGAATCTTACCCAATGCATGTCTGGCAAAGTGAATATGGGTGGTTATGCAACGGGTAATGCACTGGCCCATGCGGGCGTCATTGGTGGAGCTGATATGACAGTAGAAGCTACGCTGACGAAGTTGCATTATTTGCTCAGCCAGGGGCTGGATACCCAGACTATTCGTCAAGTCATGACTGAAAACTTGCGTGGCGAGCTTACGCCAGATGACTAA
- a CDS encoding SIMPL domain-containing protein — MSKVPPLLAAIILGAGIAVCGYFVGDGIQHLKPNNRYVNVRGLSEKEVQADTAELTVSITRNANVTEELFPKLDAVQNQIIATFKSLGIKDDEIQPGQWITKRTDRYYLQDDPNLPRLNVYGSVTVKTHNVVAVEKAVAKINELQTATNGAITDTSLFYSFNGISALRAEMIAAATKDARNAALQFAADSGSQVGSIRDASQGVFQILASGSDNDDPASVKKTVRVVTTVTYELKD, encoded by the coding sequence GTGAGTAAAGTTCCTCCTCTTTTAGCCGCTATTATTCTTGGTGCCGGTATCGCCGTTTGTGGTTATTTCGTTGGTGATGGTATCCAGCATTTAAAACCCAATAATCGTTACGTTAATGTCCGGGGCTTGTCTGAAAAAGAAGTTCAGGCCGATACAGCAGAGTTAACTGTATCAATCACCCGTAATGCCAATGTTACCGAAGAATTATTCCCGAAACTGGATGCCGTACAAAATCAAATTATTGCCACATTTAAATCTCTTGGAATTAAGGATGATGAAATCCAGCCAGGGCAGTGGATAACCAAACGGACAGATCGCTATTACCTGCAAGACGATCCCAATCTGCCGCGTCTTAATGTTTATGGTTCTGTCACGGTAAAAACTCATAACGTTGTGGCTGTTGAAAAAGCGGTGGCCAAAATCAACGAGTTACAAACCGCAACCAATGGTGCCATTACAGACACATCCCTCTTCTATAGCTTCAATGGTATCAGTGCATTACGCGCAGAAATGATCGCTGCCGCCACCAAAGATGCCCGTAACGCGGCACTGCAATTCGCTGCCGATTCTGGTAGCCAGGTAGGATCAATCAGAGATGCGTCACAAGGGGTATTCCAGATCCTTGCCAGTGGTAGCGACAACGATGATCCCGCATCAGTGAAAAAAACTGTTCGGGTAGTGACCACCGTAACTTATGAGCTGAAAGATTAA